The genomic region CATGGATCACGTGGGCCCTTTTTTCTTCACGGGGGTCCGGTTTCTCTTGGGGGCGCTGGTTCTGCTACCGGTGGCTCTCCTTCGGGCTCGGCCTTCCCGGAGGGTTCTGGTCTTGCTTGTGCCGGGGGCGGCCCTGACGGGGCTGGTCCTGTTTGCAGGATCGGCCTTGCAGCAGATCGGGTTGGTGTATACCACCGCCGGGAACGCCGGTTTTATTACCGGCCTCTATGTCGTGATGGTTCCCGTGCTGGGCGTCTTTCGGCGCCAGACTGTGGGCGGGTTGCGCTGGGGGGCGGTGGGGCTTGCCGTGGTGGGCCTCTACCTTCTGAGCGTTCAGCGGGGGGTCTCGGTGAATCCCGGTGATCTCCTCGTCATGGGTAGCGCGTTCTTCTTTGCCCTGCACGTGCAGCTCATTGATCACCTCTCCCGGCGTTACCCGGTGCTCTGGATCTCGCTGGTTCAGTATGGTGTGGTTGCCCTGGTCAGCCTTGCGGTGGCGGCAGTGCTGGAGCCTGTTAATCCGGCGGGGTTGCGAGGGGCTGCTATTCCCATTCTCTACGGGGGAGTGGGGTCCATCGCCATCGCGTACACCCTTCAGACCGTGGCACAGCGCCGGGCAACCCCTTCCCACGCAGCAATCCTTCTGAGCCTGGAGGGGTCCTTCGCGGCTCTGGGCGGGTGGCTGATTCTCTCGGAGGTTCTTTCCGTGCGGGCTGCTTTGGGGTGCGGACTGTTGCTCTCGGGAATGGTTCTCTCCCAGGTAGCGGGGTTCCGGCGAGGGGCTCTTCCCCGGCAGGAGACGCTTCCTTCGGCGGCTTCCTGACGTCGCAGACCTCCTGATGTCGCCTGTCTTCCCGATACACCTCGCCAGGGCTATCGGAAGATTCTTTCCCCGGCTATGATAGCCCCATGAGCAGTCGCACAGCCGTACTCTCCGCTGCCGAGCGGGAACGGGGGTTCTCCTCCTTCTCCAGGCATATCAGCTGGAACGGTCTGGGGGTCTTCCTGCTGAACGACACCATTGTATCTCTCATGGCGATCCACTTCGGGGCAAGCAACCTCGAGCTGGGCTATATCAACGCAGCCTTCCACGTGACGGGGGTCGTGTCGCTGGTGGTGCCGCGCCTCTTCAAGGGGTGCAAAATCACCCGCCTCTTCGGCATGGCCTGGATGATCCGAGGCTTTGTGGTGATTCTCTACGGGGTGCTCTTTTTCCTCAGCGGCTATGCGGCCCGGGTGGCGATCATCACGATCTTCACCGTTTTCTGCATCACCCGGGCCATGGGGGTTTCCGTGGCCCATGCGGTGCAACGCGATGTCATGCGGGATCGCGAGATGGGAGGCGCCATGGTGCGCCTCAATATTCGCCTGGCCTATTCGCAGTTTGCCTCGCAGCTCTTCGGTTTTTTCCTCCTTTCCCTTGCTTTTTTTGAGGGCTTGGGCGGGTTGATCACCATCGTGTATATCGGGGCGGTGATGAACACCGTGGCATCCTTGTATCTCCTGAAAATCCCCGGCCGATCCGTGGTGGAACACCCCGGGTCGGGGGCGCTTTTACGGACGGCCAGGCGAATCCTTCGCCACCGCCACCACGTGGTGCCCCTCCTGGTTCACGCCCTGGGTATGGGGTTGCATGTGCTCTTTGCCTTCCAGGTAGCGTTTCTGCGGCGCGTTCTGGAGATGCCCGATAATATTGCAATTCTTTTTACCCTGGTGGGGGCCGCAGCGTCCATTCTGGCCAACAACTGGCTGAAACCCTTTGCCGATACCCTGGGTGAAAAACCTCTTCTGATAATCATGAATGTGGGGCTGGCTACCATGGCCCTGGTTTGGGCCTATATTCCGGCATCCCTGCCTGTGGCGGTATACTTTCTGGTGGGGTTCTTCACGTTCTTTTTCCTGCGCAGCCTGCTCACCCTGAAAAGCGCTGCCCTGGTCCGATCCATCCCCGAGCGCGATCGCGTTCCCTACACGTCCATGGCAAACATGCTTCTGGGAGTTGTGGCGCTCTCCCTGGGGTTGGCCGGGGGAATCCTGGCTGATGTCTCGGCCCGGGTTCCCTTTGTGGTTCACGAGTACAGCCTCACCTTTTTCTTTACTTTTCTGGTGGCTCTCGCCACGGCGGTACTGAGCTTTTTCCTTCCCGACGGGAGAAGTCTCTCTCTGCGCGAGACCGCCGAGATTGTTCTTTCCATCAGGAACCTGCGGGCCTTTCTGGACGCAAACCAGCTTGATTTCGCGGGAGATCCCTCCCGCCGGGAGAGCTTGCTCCTCTCGCTGGAGCGCAGCCCCACCCCCATTGCGGCGTCTCGCCTGCGGGATCGCCTGCGGGGGCCTTCGGTGGCCGAGAGAGAGCGGGTTCTGCGCATACTCTTCCGTTCGCCCCGCCCGGAGCTCCTGGAGGATATTCTGGCGGAGGCCGCTGACCGGGGCAGTTACACCCGCAGGGACGCGCTTTTCTGTCTGGGAGCCTATCCGGGCACCCGAAGCGAGGAAATGCTGAAAGAAATCGCCCGTCGGGAAGAGGGCCGCGAAGAGGGGGCGATCGCTCTGAAAAGCCTTGCCCGGCTGGATTGCCGCGAAGTGCTCCCGCAGATCCGGCGGTTGATGGCAGGTTCCCTTTCGCCCCGAATGGAGCTGGATCTGGCCGTGGCCGAGGCGATCCTCGACCCCCAGGGGCCTCACCTGGAAGAGCTTTTCAGCCGGGCCTTTCGTCGGGGAAGCCGGAGCTTTGCCGAAACACGTTTTTCCATCGCCCTGGGGCAACTGGGATTCTCTCCGGGCTTCCAGGAATACCTCCGCTCCGAGACGATGGCCCCGGGCAGGGGAATGCTGGAGCTGATCGAAGACGCCAGCGAGTTTTCCCTGATTCTGAAGCATCGAGAAGAAATGCGTGATCACCTTCGGGAGGGAGACTGGAAAAAACTCTGGGAGATGGTACAGGCCTTCTCCCGGGCGGAACTGGAAGGACTCCCCCAGGCCCCTCCCTGGGTCACAGGGCTTGCCCGGTCCATCGGCGAAGCCCACCCTCCGGACATCCTGGCGCCGGCGGGAACTCTGGCAGGATTGTATGTGTTTCATCATTGTCTCGACGCCATCGTCCAGTCCTGAGCCTGGCCGTTTTGGTGCGGTATGAATCCCGGGGTGCACAGGATCAGATGTTGCACCGGACTGACCTGCCCATGGGGGGGGGTGGCTTGCGCAGGGTGATCAGGATCGGTACCATGGCGAGTCCAGTTTTTTGGGAGGTTGCAGAGGGTGCCCACGAGCACGGTTGAGCAGTATATCAAGACAATCTACCAGCAGGAGGAGCAGCTTCCCGGAACGCTTGTCCCCATGAAGGACCTCTCGGCGGCCATGGAAGTAACTCCCGGCACGGCCACCACCATGGTTAAGCACCTGGCAGGGCTTTGCCTGGTCTTGTATGTCCCTCGCAAAGGTGTTTCTCTCACTCCCGAGGGGCGCAAGCTGGCGCTCACCATGGTACGTCGCCACCGGCTGATCGAGACCTTTCTGGAGAAGGTCCTGGGGTACGATTGGGCCGAGGTCCATGACGATGCCGAAGATCTGGAACACGCCGTTTCGGACCGCTTTGTGGAGCGCATAGACGCCTACTTGGGATACCCCGCAACGGATCCTCACGGGGCACCTATCCCCTCCGAAGAGGGGCTGGTGAAGAACTCCCGGGCGATCCCCCTGGACCAGTGCGAAGAGGGGCAGCGGTTTCGCATCTCCCGGGTGGGGGACACCCAGGAGGAGTTTCTCTCTTTCCTGAAAGCCCACCGGCTTACGCCGGGGGAGGAGTTTATCCTGGAGACCCGAAGCGCTCTGGCCGGCACCATAACGGTTCGTCACGCCCTCTCGAAGGAGTGCCTTACCTTGGGGTCTGATCAGGGTGCGCGTATCGCAGTTGCGCCCCAGTAGTCCCTTCCCGTATATTTTACATCAGTAATTTTGTGTCGGCCCTTTTGGTCAGTCCTTGGGGCAGAGGTTCAGCTCGTTGGACATTGCGCCTGGCGTGCATCAAGATGTAGCGGACATCTCGATGTGCAGACATCCAGATACAAAGAGGTGAGAATATGGCAGTGACCAGTCAATTCAAATCCGAACGCCTGGCGTTGCGGATATCGCTGGTCGGTACGATGGTGATGGCGGGATCTGACCTGGTAGTGGGCAGTCTTGTCAATTCGAACGCGATTCTTCTGGACGGAGTCTTCTCGCTCCTGAGTATGGGCATGACCGGCCTGAGCCTGTATACGGCCTTTCTGATTTCCAAGCCCGACGACGATTATTTCCAGTTCGGCTATGCCCACCTGGAACCCCTGATCAACGTGGTGAACGGGGTGTTTATCCTTTCGGCATGTCTTTTTGCCTTTGTTCAGGGCCTGCGAACGCTCTTTATGGGAGGCCGGGAGATCGCTCTGGAGTTCGCTCTGGCCTACACCGTTTTTACAACCCTCTTCTGTTTCGGCATTTTCTTCATCGAGCGTCATATCGCCCGGGTGGCAAACTCCGAGATCGTCCGGGTTGATACCCAGGAATGGCTTGTAGACGGGATCCTGAGCGGCACGATCCTGGTAGGGTTCTCGGTAGCTCTGATCCTCTCGTTTCGGGGATACGCTCACCTGAGCCCCTATGTGGACCCCGTGCTGGTAACGGGGATGTCCCTGGCAGCGTCGATCCTTCCCTTCAAGGTGCTTCGACGAAACTTTGCCGAGGTTCTTCTGGTGGCTCCCGAGGACAAGTATCAGGAATCTGTGGAGCAGCTGATAAAAGAACTCTGCAAGAAATACAAGTTCCAGGATTACACCTGCCATCTGGCCAAGACGGGGCGCGAGTACGATCTGGAGATTAACTTTTTGATCCACGATGAGGAAAAATGGTCCACGCGCCGGCAGGACCGTGTCAGAAAGATCATTTGGGATAAAACCCGCAAGCTGGGCATGAAGACCTGGCTCACCGTCAGTTTCACCATGGACAAGCGCTGGCTCTAGCTGACGCTTGCACCCCTGGTACGGCATGAATCTTTCGGACATAGCGGCTATGATAGGCGGCATGAACATCCAGCTTTACGATCAGCGGGAGCAGGCGCTTCGGGACAAACTCAAGGCCGCTCTCAGGACGATCGACCCCGCCATGTATGCCACCTGCCGGCTTATGGAGTCGGAGTTGGGAAATCTTTCCCGTGTTTTCTGCAGCTATCCCTCTATCCTGGATAACCAGCATTTCGGCGATGAAATCCACTCGGTGGATACGCTTATCGAGCGGCTCTTCCGGGACGGTTGCGATCATACGGTCCTGCTGCCCACCAAGGTCATGGTGGGGCGAACCTTCACAGTGGCCAAGTTCAATTTTTTCGGTTTTCTCAGGAAGGTCTGCGCCCGCTACGGAGCACTCGCTGAATACGAGGAAGAGATTCAGGCCCTTTGGGAACACCTGCTCTTCTCGTTGCTTATTGAGGATGTTTACCAGGTCATTATCGAACGAAACGGATTCTACTCTCCGGAACTGCGCCGGGAAGCGGCCCTGGAGCTGATCCACCTCTGGGAATACCGCTTTGATCAGACCGTCACCGAGTATGCGCCTGCCGTGGTGGAACTCTGGCGGGCGCGGCTTCAGATCGCCCCGGTCTTTGGCACCATGATGGGAACCATGGAACTCATGCGGCTCTCGTCGCTTCTTTCGGAACGGTGGTACCATTTTCTGGACGAGTTGGGGGAGAACCGGGAGGTACAGCAATCTCTGGAAGAGTTCGTCTTCGGGATTGTTCACGAGGAGGTGTGCCTGGTCCGGGAAACCATGGAGCGCCGGGGAATCACCACTGTGAATCGTGAGAGTCTGCAGGAGATGCTCTCCCAGGAGGTTCCCCTGGAGCCCATTCAGGGAGACGACCCCCGCGAGATGTACCGCTTTTATCACCGCCGCAGCCGCAGGATACTCCGGCGCCGGATCGCAGGGAACGAGGGGCCTCAACGAACACTGGAGGAGATTCTTCTGGTTTTTTTGGTACAGCACCGTCTTGCCAGCAGGAAAACCCGCTCGTGAAAACCCTGTCGTGAGAAGGCCTCTCGTGGAGATCCCCCCTGTGAAGAACCCTTCGAAGAAAAGGCAATGACAATAATCATTTTTTAATCAAAAACGAAAGTGACAAATGTAACTATGCTGTTCTGAAACGAGCCGTGGTATAATTCGGCACGTTGGTGTTGTTCCGGGATGATCTTGTCCCGGAGTATGTTGTTCCAGGAACAGCAGGCGCCGTGAACAGACTGTTCCGGAAGGCCTTCCTGTTCCACAAAAAAGGAGAACCCGATGAAGAAACTGTTTGTTGTTGCAGTGATGGCCCTGGCCCTGACCGGTGCGGTCTTTGCTGGAGGTTCACGGGAGCGGGGCGCGGCCCTGGAACCGATCCCCTCCTCGGAGTGCCCGCCTGCGGCACGGGGGCACTTCGATGCCTTCTTTTGTGATAAAGACGGAGACCTCCTGGCTGACATGCCCGAGGACGAGCGGTTCTGGCTTGATCCCCAGACCCTGGTTTTTGCCTATACTCCCGTCGAGGACCCTGCAATCTACGAAGATATGTGGCAGCCCTTCCTGGACCACCTGGCAAAGGTGACGGGACGAAACGTCCAGTTTTTTAGTGTCAGCTCCTACACTGCCCAGGTGGAGGCCATGCGAGCGGGCCGGTTGCACATAGCCGGTATCTCCACGGGGCCCACGCCCTTTGCCGTGAACCTGGCGGGATACGTTCCCATCGCTATTATGGGTGGTGCCGATGGCCAGTTCGGTTATACCCTGCAGATGTACGTTCATGTCGACAGCGATCTCCATAGCCTGGAGGATCTGAAGGGCAAGCGGGTTGCCCACGTGACTCCCACGTCCAACTCCGGCCATCAGGCTCCCATGGCGCTCTTCCCCGAACACGGCTTGACCCCCGGGGTTGATTACGAACCGGTCTTTTCCGGCAGCCACGAGAACTCTGCTCTGGGTGTTGTTGCCCGTGACTACGATGCAGCTCCTGTGGCATCGGAGGTTGTGGACCGCATGGCAGAGCGGGGGCTTTTTGATCCCGCCGATGTGCGGATCATTTTCGAAACCGATCCCTTCCCCACGACCTCCTACGGGATTGCTCACCGGCTCCATCCTGATCTGCAGGAGAAAATCCGCGAGGCCTTCTTCTCCTACAGTTTTGCAGGAACCCCTCTGGGTGACGAGTTTGAGGTGGACGGATTTATCCCGATCACCTACAAGGAGCACTGGAGAGCGGTACGCACGATCCAGGAGCACAACCAGGTTCGGTATCGCCTTGAGGATATCGATTAACCCTTTTCTCCCTTCTTGCGGAGCGGGATATCCCGCTCCGCCCTTATCCCCCTACAGTATGGAGTGACACAAACAATGCTGAAGATAACAAACCTGGAGAAGAGCTACACAAAGGGAGCCCCCGTACTGAAGGGGCTTAATCTGACAACGGATCACCGGCGGCTTACGGCGATTATCGGTTCTTCCGGAGCGGGAAAAAGCACGCTCCTGCGATGTATCAATCGTCTGGTAAAAGCCGATTCCGGGTCGATCGAGCTGAATGGGACAGAACTTCTGTCCCTCTCGGGCCGAGCGCTCCAGGATTCGCGGCGCCAGATCGGAATGATCTTCCAGGCCTACAATCTCGTGGATCGTCTGACGGTAATGGAGAACGTCCTCTCGGGGCGCCTGGGATACACCGGCTTCTTTCGCGGTGTCTTTCGCAAGTTTCCCCAGGAAGATGTTGACCGGGCCTACGCGCTCCTGAAACGGGTGGGGCTTTCCCAGTACGTGAACAAACGGTGCGATGCGCTCTCCGGTGGCGAGCGGCAGCGGGTTGGTTGCGCCAGAGCGCTGATGCAAAACCCGCAAATCCTCCTGGCCGACGAACCCACGGCATCGCTGGACCCAAAAACATCGGAGCGGATCATGGAGCTTATCGCCGGTATTACCGAAGAGCTGGATCTTCCCGTTCTGATCAATCTCCATAACGTTCCCCAGGCCACCACGTACGCCGACAGAATTCTGGGGCTGCGCCACGGTGTGATGATCTTTGACGGAAACCCCGATGAGCTCACCGAAGACTGGCTCGAGCAGATCTACGCGGGT from Alkalispirochaeta americana harbors:
- a CDS encoding DMT family transporter gives rise to the protein MKSRLFFNDTLLLLTAAIWGFAFVAQRLGMDHVGPFFFTGVRFLLGALVLLPVALLRARPSRRVLVLLVPGAALTGLVLFAGSALQQIGLVYTTAGNAGFITGLYVVMVPVLGVFRRQTVGGLRWGAVGLAVVGLYLLSVQRGVSVNPGDLLVMGSAFFFALHVQLIDHLSRRYPVLWISLVQYGVVALVSLAVAAVLEPVNPAGLRGAAIPILYGGVGSIAIAYTLQTVAQRRATPSHAAILLSLEGSFAALGGWLILSEVLSVRAALGCGLLLSGMVLSQVAGFRRGALPRQETLPSAAS
- a CDS encoding cation diffusion facilitator family transporter; this translates as MAVTSQFKSERLALRISLVGTMVMAGSDLVVGSLVNSNAILLDGVFSLLSMGMTGLSLYTAFLISKPDDDYFQFGYAHLEPLINVVNGVFILSACLFAFVQGLRTLFMGGREIALEFALAYTVFTTLFCFGIFFIERHIARVANSEIVRVDTQEWLVDGILSGTILVGFSVALILSFRGYAHLSPYVDPVLVTGMSLAASILPFKVLRRNFAEVLLVAPEDKYQESVEQLIKELCKKYKFQDYTCHLAKTGREYDLEINFLIHDEEKWSTRRQDRVRKIIWDKTRKLGMKTWLTVSFTMDKRWL
- a CDS encoding metal-dependent transcriptional regulator, whose translation is MPTSTVEQYIKTIYQQEEQLPGTLVPMKDLSAAMEVTPGTATTMVKHLAGLCLVLYVPRKGVSLTPEGRKLALTMVRRHRLIETFLEKVLGYDWAEVHDDAEDLEHAVSDRFVERIDAYLGYPATDPHGAPIPSEEGLVKNSRAIPLDQCEEGQRFRISRVGDTQEEFLSFLKAHRLTPGEEFILETRSALAGTITVRHALSKECLTLGSDQGARIAVAPQ
- the phnC gene encoding phosphonate ABC transporter ATP-binding protein, translating into MLKITNLEKSYTKGAPVLKGLNLTTDHRRLTAIIGSSGAGKSTLLRCINRLVKADSGSIELNGTELLSLSGRALQDSRRQIGMIFQAYNLVDRLTVMENVLSGRLGYTGFFRGVFRKFPQEDVDRAYALLKRVGLSQYVNKRCDALSGGERQRVGCARALMQNPQILLADEPTASLDPKTSERIMELIAGITEELDLPVLINLHNVPQATTYADRILGLRHGVMIFDGNPDELTEDWLEQIYAGHEDDLKKQMKVGSAEHDDE
- a CDS encoding MFS transporter; the encoded protein is MSSRTAVLSAAERERGFSSFSRHISWNGLGVFLLNDTIVSLMAIHFGASNLELGYINAAFHVTGVVSLVVPRLFKGCKITRLFGMAWMIRGFVVILYGVLFFLSGYAARVAIITIFTVFCITRAMGVSVAHAVQRDVMRDREMGGAMVRLNIRLAYSQFASQLFGFFLLSLAFFEGLGGLITIVYIGAVMNTVASLYLLKIPGRSVVEHPGSGALLRTARRILRHRHHVVPLLVHALGMGLHVLFAFQVAFLRRVLEMPDNIAILFTLVGAAASILANNWLKPFADTLGEKPLLIIMNVGLATMALVWAYIPASLPVAVYFLVGFFTFFFLRSLLTLKSAALVRSIPERDRVPYTSMANMLLGVVALSLGLAGGILADVSARVPFVVHEYSLTFFFTFLVALATAVLSFFLPDGRSLSLRETAEIVLSIRNLRAFLDANQLDFAGDPSRRESLLLSLERSPTPIAASRLRDRLRGPSVAERERVLRILFRSPRPELLEDILAEAADRGSYTRRDALFCLGAYPGTRSEEMLKEIARREEGREEGAIALKSLARLDCREVLPQIRRLMAGSLSPRMELDLAVAEAILDPQGPHLEELFSRAFRRGSRSFAETRFSIALGQLGFSPGFQEYLRSETMAPGRGMLELIEDASEFSLILKHREEMRDHLREGDWKKLWEMVQAFSRAELEGLPQAPPWVTGLARSIGEAHPPDILAPAGTLAGLYVFHHCLDAIVQS
- the phnD gene encoding phosphate/phosphite/phosphonate ABC transporter substrate-binding protein; the protein is MKKLFVVAVMALALTGAVFAGGSRERGAALEPIPSSECPPAARGHFDAFFCDKDGDLLADMPEDERFWLDPQTLVFAYTPVEDPAIYEDMWQPFLDHLAKVTGRNVQFFSVSSYTAQVEAMRAGRLHIAGISTGPTPFAVNLAGYVPIAIMGGADGQFGYTLQMYVHVDSDLHSLEDLKGKRVAHVTPTSNSGHQAPMALFPEHGLTPGVDYEPVFSGSHENSALGVVARDYDAAPVASEVVDRMAERGLFDPADVRIIFETDPFPTTSYGIAHRLHPDLQEKIREAFFSYSFAGTPLGDEFEVDGFIPITYKEHWRAVRTIQEHNQVRYRLEDID